In Anseongella ginsenosidimutans, one genomic interval encodes:
- a CDS encoding serine hydrolase domain-containing protein, protein MQMNISIKRHLIAASFILAGYAASGQGDPKISQVENSLLPWVQLQDSAELKYTIYDRMKYHHVPAVSVAVIDGGKIAWAKAYGLADVESNTPATEQTLFQAASISKSVNAVGVMRLVQEGKLSLDQDIRAYLKTWEFPDNDFTANKKITLQNLLSHTGGFNVHGFDGYKAGDDLPDINQILNGSMPANNEAVKPVLYPNTKYQYSGGGTVIIRKILEDNISKEYVSLMDRVVFTPLEMRNSTFAQPLPKELQKDAATAYIGDGDAIKGRWHIYPELAPDGLWTTPTDLAKLLLAIQGSLHPKGESFLNYALAERMLTPYLDSTKSALGFFVQKKGEEKFFRHDGGNEGFSSDAYASFDSGKGVVVMINSENYLLIDEIVNSVARVYDWPNFYQPKIKKLASLTDSVLLSYCGEYFFDSNSSVIVRKTGNHLEIKGKGEKRWEKMYPVSQTKFFIMPNQLDYDFLKGDSEHINILQLSNGRRTLQAVKKE, encoded by the coding sequence ATGCAAATGAATATATCTATAAAGCGCCATTTAATTGCCGCCAGCTTTATTTTAGCCGGGTACGCAGCCAGCGGCCAGGGGGACCCGAAAATTTCCCAGGTAGAAAACAGCTTACTACCGTGGGTGCAATTGCAGGATAGCGCCGAACTCAAATATACGATCTATGACAGGATGAAATATCATCATGTGCCGGCTGTTTCGGTCGCCGTTATCGATGGGGGCAAAATAGCATGGGCGAAAGCCTATGGCCTGGCTGATGTCGAAAGTAATACGCCTGCCACAGAACAAACTCTTTTTCAGGCCGCGTCTATCAGTAAATCTGTTAATGCCGTTGGCGTAATGCGGCTTGTACAGGAAGGAAAATTATCGCTCGATCAGGATATCAGAGCCTATTTAAAAACATGGGAGTTCCCGGATAATGATTTCACAGCTAACAAGAAAATTACCTTGCAAAATTTGCTAAGTCATACGGGAGGCTTCAACGTTCACGGGTTCGATGGGTATAAAGCGGGCGATGACCTCCCCGATATCAATCAGATACTGAATGGAAGCATGCCAGCCAATAATGAAGCGGTAAAACCTGTTTTATATCCAAATACTAAATATCAATATTCTGGCGGTGGAACGGTTATTATCAGAAAGATCCTGGAAGATAACATCAGTAAAGAATATGTTTCACTGATGGACAGAGTAGTTTTCACTCCGTTAGAAATGAGAAACAGCACTTTTGCCCAACCGTTACCAAAGGAACTGCAAAAGGACGCTGCCACCGCCTACATTGGTGATGGTGATGCTATTAAAGGACGATGGCACATCTACCCTGAACTAGCCCCGGATGGATTGTGGACTACCCCGACCGATCTGGCAAAGCTTCTGTTAGCCATACAGGGCTCACTGCATCCCAAAGGGGAAAGCTTCCTTAATTACGCACTTGCTGAAAGAATGCTAACCCCCTACCTGGATTCAACTAAGTCGGCACTCGGATTTTTTGTTCAGAAAAAGGGAGAAGAAAAATTTTTTCGGCACGATGGCGGCAATGAAGGTTTCAGCAGTGATGCCTATGCGAGTTTTGATTCAGGGAAAGGCGTGGTGGTCATGATCAACTCGGAGAATTATTTACTTATTGATGAGATCGTGAATAGTGTCGCAAGGGTATACGACTGGCCGAATTTCTACCAGCCGAAAATAAAAAAGCTGGCTTCGCTCACCGACTCTGTACTATTATCTTACTGCGGCGAATATTTTTTTGATAGCAATTCAAGCGTTATCGTAAGAAAAACAGGCAACCATCTTGAGATAAAAGGCAAAGGAGAAAAAAGGTGGGAGAAAATGTATCCTGTTTCTCAAACAAAGTTCTTTATAATGCCTAACCAGTTAGACTACGATTTTCTAAAAGGGGATTCGGAGCATATCAATATTTTACAATTATCCAATGGAAGGAGAACTCTTCAAGCGGTAAAGAAAGAATGA
- a CDS encoding L-rhamnose mutarotase yields MKRILQFTIICLTAVISNACQRETVQFDEYVFAIQLVNDPIKIQEYIAHHKTVWPEVEAGFRKAGYTSIRLYRFENYVTMVIKVPRGTDIRKIATNEALNTEKIKAWNKLMATYQQGLPGAGTWVAMDKLYEFQNPK; encoded by the coding sequence ATGAAAAGGATACTACAGTTCACCATCATCTGCCTGACGGCAGTTATTTCAAACGCATGCCAGCGGGAGACAGTTCAATTCGACGAATATGTATTTGCCATACAGCTGGTTAACGATCCGATAAAAATACAGGAATACATAGCGCATCATAAAACGGTCTGGCCCGAGGTGGAGGCCGGTTTCAGAAAAGCCGGCTACACCTCGATACGGCTGTACCGGTTTGAAAACTACGTCACCATGGTCATAAAAGTACCAAGGGGCACGGACATCCGTAAAATTGCTACAAACGAGGCATTGAACACCGAAAAAATAAAGGCCTGGAATAAACTGATGGCTACCTATCAGCAAGGACTGCCCGGAGCAGGCACCTGGGTAGCGATGGACAAGCTATACGAATTCCAAAACCCAAAGTAA
- a CDS encoding dihydrofolate reductase family protein: MPKVVFSNKLKASKWENATIAGGDITEEITNLKKKDGKDIIVYGGDSFVSSLVQHGLIDEFYLLLNPMALGNGKSAFNPLENNQLLTLKKSSPFPCGTVLLYYTR; this comes from the coding sequence ATCCCCAAGGTTGTTTTCTCCAATAAGCTTAAAGCCAGCAAATGGGAAAATGCAACCATCGCCGGGGGCGATATCACAGAAGAAATAACGAACCTGAAAAAGAAGGACGGCAAGGACATCATTGTTTACGGCGGCGATTCATTTGTATCATCGCTCGTCCAACATGGATTAATTGACGAATTCTATCTCCTTTTGAACCCCATGGCCCTTGGCAACGGGAAAAGCGCCTTCAATCCCCTGGAGAACAATCAATTGCTGACACTTAAGAAGTCCAGCCCGTTTCCTTGCGGCACAGTTTTGCTATATTATACGAGATAG
- a CDS encoding sodium:solute symporter family transporter — MNIVDHLGISDYSVIIVYLILLLAIGFWASRRSNQLGGDLFLGGRQLKWHTVGLSMWGTNVSPSMLIATASLAYSTGLVGGNFSWLTFPILLMLSKIFVPRYLHARIHTTPEYLSFRFNQTTRDIVAIYALVSILILWLGGTLYAGGIIVSQMLDWPLWLSVSLLMIVSMSFTITGGLTAVAYTDAFQMILLIIISLALLILGVSAAGGLEQVYSSAPEHYWHLLLPASDDTYPWYALILGYPVLGIWFWCTDQTIVQRALGAKGIQQAQKGVLFTAGLKILDTFLFVMPGIICFLLFPDLNNPDEAFLTLSMEVLPPGLFGLAVIAILASLISTIDSGLNSLSTVFILDVCKRKTNPHLHKISERKLGQWVTLLGAVLAVLMAVLLQRVEKDLFGLLQSIISYLAPPMSVVFLTGVLWKKATSKAANLTLVFGFALCFVVAILDLGGFPYKGFIPPYLLMSFYLFAFLSAFMVSVSLITGKEEDKRKFIPLGTVYRQLGIFPAGSIGIWMLIALVLVALYVFFN, encoded by the coding sequence ATGAATATCGTCGATCACCTGGGCATTTCAGATTACTCGGTAATCATCGTATATCTCATATTGTTACTGGCGATCGGCTTTTGGGCAAGCAGAAGATCAAATCAGCTGGGCGGCGACCTGTTTCTGGGCGGCCGTCAGCTGAAATGGCATACCGTCGGATTATCAATGTGGGGCACGAATGTATCGCCTTCCATGCTGATCGCTACTGCAAGCCTGGCTTATTCAACCGGATTGGTTGGAGGCAACTTCTCCTGGCTGACATTTCCCATCCTGTTAATGCTGTCAAAAATTTTTGTCCCTCGATATCTGCATGCCCGTATTCATACGACCCCCGAATATCTGAGTTTTCGCTTTAACCAAACCACCCGTGATATCGTGGCGATATATGCATTGGTATCCATCCTCATTCTTTGGCTGGGAGGCACCCTCTATGCCGGTGGAATTATTGTCAGCCAGATGCTGGACTGGCCGCTCTGGCTTTCCGTTAGTTTGCTGATGATCGTCAGCATGAGTTTCACCATTACCGGTGGCCTGACAGCAGTAGCATATACGGATGCCTTCCAGATGATATTGCTGATCATCATTTCACTAGCCTTACTGATATTGGGCGTCAGCGCCGCAGGAGGCCTTGAACAAGTGTATTCATCCGCCCCCGAGCATTACTGGCATTTGCTGTTGCCGGCGTCTGATGACACCTATCCCTGGTACGCGTTGATACTTGGATATCCGGTTTTGGGCATTTGGTTTTGGTGTACCGATCAGACGATTGTGCAAAGGGCGTTGGGCGCAAAAGGCATACAGCAGGCACAAAAAGGCGTTCTGTTTACAGCCGGGCTCAAAATTCTGGATACCTTTCTGTTCGTGATGCCGGGAATTATATGCTTCCTATTGTTTCCGGATCTGAACAATCCCGATGAGGCGTTTTTAACACTTTCCATGGAGGTCTTACCTCCGGGCTTGTTCGGATTGGCGGTCATTGCCATTCTCGCTTCCCTGATCAGCACCATCGACTCGGGTTTAAACTCTTTAAGCACCGTATTCATCCTGGATGTCTGCAAAAGAAAAACCAATCCGCATCTGCATAAGATCAGCGAACGTAAACTGGGACAATGGGTAACGTTGCTGGGAGCGGTGTTAGCTGTCCTGATGGCAGTTTTACTGCAGCGAGTAGAAAAGGACCTGTTTGGCCTGCTGCAGTCGATCATCAGTTACCTGGCGCCGCCTATGTCCGTCGTATTCCTGACCGGCGTACTCTGGAAAAAAGCAACCTCCAAAGCGGCGAATCTCACGCTCGTCTTTGGCTTTGCACTCTGTTTCGTTGTGGCGATACTGGACCTGGGCGGGTTCCCGTACAAAGGATTTATTCCACCGTACTTATTGATGTCATTCTACCTGTTTGCCTTCCTCTCCGCCTTTATGGTGAGTGTTTCTTTGATAACCGGTAAAGAAGAGGACAAAAGGAAATTCATTCCGCTCGGTACCGTTTACCGGCAGCTCGGCATTTTCCCGGCAGGATCCATTGGAATATGGATGCTGATTGCCCTGGTTCTGGTCGCCCTCTATGTATTTTTTAATTAA
- a CDS encoding RagB/SusD family nutrient uptake outer membrane protein, which translates to MKRTNYIAVIFTALGLVSGSCEKVFDKENLNAVNPGDVWSSEALAEAYINNVYSLFMPGMPFNGGASDEAPNSDGLTMQSILKGAASVNTVNYWPYANIRKINILLQEIETSPLDGEFLGRLKGQALFFRAWAYFEMTKLYGGVPLVLHAQSLDEEELSVPRSNAAECFAQIARDLDEAAGLLPEEWTGSDYGRIDKGTAMAFKGRVLLFFASPQFNPAGDMSRWTAAYDANKAAKEFLESKGKGLFQGDYEDIWYQEGNKEVIMVNQYFNPGHTHNQNLLRPIWATRDNVGFDRPSLKLVNAFPMTDGSAFDPSAGYGQFYKDRDNRFYANIAYNGTTRYNIKELVNMQSHLWMYDLPTGDHSELILYGGHGNNYTGFYRLKAVDKDIDASAIDQADVDWIEIRFTEVLMNYGEAANETGKTGEAMQVLKDVRERAGIAAGPSGNYGLTASSQSDIREAYINERFVEFAFENKRWDDLRRWRRFDILNEQVVHKGLLFTLKAGETPPKNYDNIDNVWNKFTWEVFNVESAAGEVFNIPDSYYFFGIPESYIQKDVKLEQTVGWDGGTFDPLQ; encoded by the coding sequence ATGAAACGAACTAATTATATAGCAGTAATTTTTACTGCGCTCGGACTTGTTTCAGGTTCATGTGAAAAGGTATTCGATAAAGAAAACCTCAACGCCGTAAATCCTGGTGACGTATGGAGCAGTGAGGCGCTGGCCGAAGCTTATATCAATAATGTTTATAGCCTGTTTATGCCGGGCATGCCTTTCAACGGCGGGGCATCCGACGAGGCGCCAAATAGCGACGGCCTTACTATGCAGAGTATCCTTAAAGGGGCGGCTAGTGTCAATACCGTTAACTACTGGCCCTATGCGAATATCAGGAAAATCAATATTTTGCTTCAGGAAATAGAAACCAGTCCGCTCGACGGAGAGTTCCTTGGCCGCTTAAAGGGGCAGGCATTGTTCTTCCGGGCCTGGGCATATTTCGAAATGACCAAACTTTATGGCGGTGTGCCGCTGGTGCTGCATGCTCAAAGTCTGGATGAAGAAGAATTGTCCGTGCCCCGAAGCAACGCCGCGGAATGTTTCGCACAGATTGCCCGTGACCTTGACGAGGCAGCCGGCTTGTTGCCGGAGGAATGGACCGGCAGCGATTACGGCAGGATCGACAAAGGCACAGCTATGGCGTTCAAAGGAAGGGTATTGCTGTTTTTTGCCAGCCCGCAATTTAACCCCGCCGGGGACATGTCCAGGTGGACAGCCGCCTACGATGCCAACAAGGCAGCCAAAGAGTTTTTGGAGTCGAAGGGAAAAGGGTTGTTTCAGGGTGACTACGAAGATATCTGGTACCAGGAGGGAAACAAGGAAGTGATTATGGTCAACCAGTATTTTAATCCGGGTCATACCCACAACCAAAATCTTTTGCGGCCGATATGGGCCACGCGGGATAATGTCGGCTTTGACCGCCCCTCCCTGAAGCTGGTCAATGCCTTCCCGATGACAGACGGATCCGCTTTTGATCCCTCCGCCGGCTACGGTCAGTTTTATAAGGATCGCGACAATCGCTTTTATGCAAATATCGCTTATAATGGAACCACCCGCTACAATATAAAAGAACTGGTTAACATGCAATCGCATTTGTGGATGTACGACCTTCCGACGGGGGATCATTCCGAACTGATTCTTTACGGAGGACATGGTAATAATTATACCGGCTTTTACAGGTTAAAAGCTGTTGACAAGGACATTGATGCGTCGGCCATCGATCAGGCCGATGTCGACTGGATCGAGATCCGGTTTACCGAAGTGCTGATGAATTATGGCGAAGCCGCAAATGAAACAGGTAAAACAGGTGAAGCGATGCAGGTACTGAAAGATGTCAGGGAACGTGCCGGAATAGCGGCAGGCCCTTCGGGAAATTATGGCCTCACCGCAAGCAGCCAAAGTGATATCCGGGAAGCCTACATTAATGAGCGGTTTGTAGAGTTTGCTTTTGAAAATAAACGCTGGGATGACCTGCGCAGGTGGCGAAGATTTGATATTCTGAATGAGCAGGTTGTGCATAAGGGATTGCTGTTTACACTCAAGGCTGGTGAAACGCCTCCGAAGAATTATGACAATATTGACAACGTGTGGAATAAATTTACATGGGAGGTTTTTAATGTCGAATCCGCAGCAGGCGAAGTTTTCAACATCCCTGACAGCTATTATTTTTTCGGGATACCGGAGTCCTATATTCAAAAGGACGTAAAACTGGAGCAGACCGTCGGATGGGACGGCGGCACCTTCGATCCGTTACAATAG
- a CDS encoding SusC/RagA family TonB-linked outer membrane protein, which yields MKKIYDRAEAARDTTVSAFSSKQGIRCLLFFSLAVVGFSATASPPASKPSFGPPMSLNVQEMIRGTILDTEGNPLPGVNIVVQGTNRGTQSDLDGAYILEARTGDTLVFSHLGMKTVNIAVGEDKTIDLTMEEDTDRLDEVIVIGYGSQSKATLTGSVTNIKAAEIAELSASNLTSLLAGRLSGVRVSSATGTPGVASNLTIRSRGTWNNSDPVYVIDGIVKSKSDFDALDINEVEEVSVLKDAASAAIYGSRAANGVVLVNTKKGHTGKPIITYTATFDTEEPTKLPEMMSGVDIARLANVVSETEWFSWSEEDVAWLETVNNGYGYDYLKEVYKDPASNRHAVSISGGNEHVRYYMGGAIFGQTGFLDPLKFDKQNLRANLEVNLSRNLTANVNLALNNSERQKFNWAYDYGDDALPDLWKKLQTWQFYQPISIDGKAPNLGWLGNVGELINNSGYWRNRIQDQSAILSLTYEIPKVKGLSAKVTYAYDKSASNLKIFEKKHELYDITGYTEHNFSQVQLTGTTVLSSGPSREGIYESANLARSYQFNTQLNYKRVFGDHALDALLVYEQSEGFSNGLFGQRYDFPILVRDQWNQTSGAAEDSRAGGSESETARLSYVGRVNYDFKSKYLFSASFRYDGSIIFKPSERWGFFPSVSAGWVISEEDFFDIGFIERLKLRASYGTVGNDQVAPWRWQEQYVAANGFYFGDTPREVKGIQYGGITNPYMTWETSESANLGLELNLTNNLGIVVDIWNKRTKDILGSQLDELPSTVGGDVPNTNYGEMKSNGFEVELDYSNNIGGFNYYIGGNYGYARDEVVKIAQGENIRDYQNRIGRSWNYIVGYEYDDILRTQADIDALPAGYTIDGRAPQLGQLNYIDLNGAGGVPDGKIDSWDQKVIANYAAPTSTYGIKLGGSFKGFSIDVFFQGAGGYKKILSVQPPYGWTRVYGIWQDHWTPDNTDASMPKPDWNIGSNQWTSTFWLKNADYLRLRYLNIGYELPAKILSSIGIERVKLFAAGTNLFNISEFKAYDVELSSAGSYPNMKSYSLGLSLTL from the coding sequence ATGAAAAAAATTTACGATCGGGCGGAAGCTGCCAGGGACACAACGGTTTCCGCTTTTAGCTCAAAACAAGGGATAAGATGCCTCTTATTCTTCAGCCTTGCGGTCGTCGGCTTTTCAGCAACAGCTTCGCCTCCAGCCAGCAAGCCTTCCTTCGGGCCGCCCATGTCTTTGAATGTACAGGAAATGATCCGGGGTACCATCCTTGACACAGAAGGCAATCCCCTTCCCGGGGTCAATATTGTAGTGCAGGGAACCAATAGGGGGACTCAGTCGGACTTGGATGGCGCCTATATCCTGGAGGCCCGCACAGGCGATACATTGGTGTTCTCACACCTGGGCATGAAAACCGTTAATATAGCCGTGGGCGAAGATAAAACCATTGACCTGACAATGGAAGAAGATACCGATCGTCTGGATGAAGTCATTGTCATAGGGTATGGTTCGCAAAGTAAAGCCACTTTAACCGGGTCGGTAACAAACATAAAAGCAGCGGAGATCGCAGAGCTTTCGGCTTCTAATCTGACATCGTTACTTGCCGGACGGCTTTCCGGCGTACGCGTCAGCAGCGCTACGGGAACCCCCGGTGTTGCATCTAATTTAACGATCAGGAGCAGGGGGACATGGAATAATTCCGATCCCGTGTATGTTATTGACGGCATTGTTAAATCGAAATCTGATTTTGACGCGCTTGACATTAACGAAGTGGAGGAGGTCAGCGTGTTAAAGGACGCGGCCTCGGCTGCCATATACGGATCCAGGGCCGCGAACGGAGTAGTGCTGGTAAACACCAAAAAAGGGCATACGGGCAAGCCAATCATCACTTATACCGCAACTTTTGACACGGAAGAGCCTACCAAATTGCCGGAGATGATGTCAGGCGTTGATATTGCCCGCCTGGCCAATGTCGTCAGCGAAACCGAATGGTTTTCATGGAGTGAAGAAGATGTCGCCTGGCTGGAAACGGTGAATAATGGTTACGGCTACGACTATCTGAAAGAGGTATATAAAGACCCGGCAAGCAATCGCCACGCCGTGAGCATTTCCGGGGGAAACGAGCATGTCAGATATTATATGGGAGGAGCCATTTTCGGACAAACCGGCTTCCTTGACCCGCTGAAATTTGACAAACAGAACCTGCGAGCGAACCTGGAAGTCAACCTGAGCAGGAATTTGACGGCAAATGTAAACCTGGCCTTGAACAACAGCGAGCGGCAAAAGTTCAATTGGGCTTATGATTATGGCGATGATGCGTTGCCCGATTTATGGAAAAAGCTTCAAACCTGGCAGTTTTATCAGCCTATCTCAATAGATGGCAAGGCCCCTAACTTAGGATGGCTGGGCAACGTGGGTGAGCTGATCAACAATTCCGGCTATTGGAGAAACAGGATACAAGATCAAAGTGCCATACTAAGCTTAACCTACGAGATTCCGAAAGTCAAAGGATTATCGGCAAAGGTCACCTACGCCTACGACAAATCGGCGAGCAACTTAAAGATTTTTGAGAAGAAGCACGAACTGTACGATATCACCGGATATACTGAACACAATTTCTCTCAGGTACAATTGACCGGTACCACCGTGTTAAGTTCCGGTCCGTCCAGGGAGGGCATATATGAATCTGCAAATTTAGCAAGATCTTATCAATTCAACACCCAGCTGAATTACAAAAGGGTATTCGGAGACCATGCATTGGATGCATTACTGGTGTACGAACAGAGCGAAGGGTTCAGTAACGGCCTCTTCGGTCAGCGATATGATTTTCCGATTTTAGTCAGAGACCAGTGGAACCAGACAAGCGGCGCCGCGGAAGATTCGAGAGCCGGCGGGTCGGAAAGTGAAACGGCAAGGCTTTCTTATGTTGGACGGGTAAACTATGACTTTAAGTCAAAATACCTCTTTTCAGCTTCGTTCAGATACGACGGGTCAATCATTTTTAAACCGAGTGAGCGATGGGGATTTTTTCCTTCGGTTTCAGCCGGCTGGGTCATATCGGAGGAAGATTTTTTTGACATAGGATTTATAGAAAGACTTAAACTAAGAGCTTCTTACGGAACTGTCGGCAATGACCAGGTGGCCCCCTGGCGCTGGCAGGAACAGTACGTGGCTGCTAACGGCTTTTACTTTGGCGACACGCCTCGCGAAGTCAAAGGGATCCAATACGGCGGGATCACCAATCCTTACATGACCTGGGAAACTTCCGAGTCGGCGAATTTAGGCCTGGAATTAAACCTGACGAATAATCTCGGCATCGTTGTCGATATCTGGAACAAAAGAACGAAAGATATCCTGGGTTCCCAGCTGGATGAACTCCCCTCTACCGTGGGCGGCGACGTGCCGAATACGAATTATGGGGAGATGAAATCAAACGGGTTTGAAGTGGAGCTGGATTATTCTAATAATATTGGCGGGTTCAACTATTATATTGGCGGCAACTATGGCTATGCCAGGGATGAAGTTGTAAAAATTGCCCAGGGTGAAAACATCCGGGATTACCAGAACCGGATTGGCCGGTCATGGAATTACATTGTAGGATATGAATACGACGATATCCTGAGAACACAGGCAGATATCGACGCGCTGCCCGCCGGCTATACGATCGATGGCCGGGCTCCTCAGCTGGGTCAGCTTAATTATATAGATTTAAACGGCGCAGGCGGTGTCCCGGATGGCAAAATTGATAGCTGGGACCAAAAAGTCATCGCCAACTATGCCGCGCCGACGTCCACCTATGGCATTAAACTAGGTGGCAGTTTCAAGGGCTTTAGCATTGATGTCTTTTTCCAGGGCGCGGGCGGTTACAAGAAGATCCTCAGCGTTCAGCCGCCTTACGGCTGGACACGTGTATACGGCATCTGGCAAGATCACTGGACACCTGACAATACAGATGCCTCCATGCCAAAACCGGACTGGAATATCGGGTCAAATCAATGGACCTCCACCTTCTGGCTTAAAAACGCCGACTATTTGAGGTTAAGGTATTTAAATATAGGGTACGAGTTACCTGCCAAAATACTCAGTTCCATCGGGATTGAACGAGTAAAACTATTTGCCGCAGGCACTAATCTATTCAACATATCCGAATTCAAGGCATATGATGTAGAATTAAGCAGTGCGGGTTCCTATCCGAATATGAAGAGCTATAGCTTGGGTTTAAGCCTAACCTTATAA
- a CDS encoding GNAT family N-acetyltransferase has protein sequence MSTPLYIRQETQEDRSYVFKLIEAAFKNIEHTDHKEQFLVERLRKSQAFIPELSLVAELEKKIVGYILLSKIKIRNEAAEFDSLAVAPVAVLPEYQNRGIGGLLLTKSHERARALEFKSAVLLGHADYYPRFGYKEAASFDIKLPFDVPSENCMAIELVEQGLSGVTGTVQYPQEFFG, from the coding sequence ATGTCAACACCACTTTATATCCGCCAGGAAACGCAGGAAGATAGATCTTATGTTTTTAAACTCATTGAAGCAGCATTTAAAAACATAGAGCATACGGACCACAAGGAACAATTTCTTGTGGAACGACTACGAAAGTCACAGGCGTTTATTCCTGAATTGTCTCTGGTTGCCGAGCTTGAGAAAAAGATCGTAGGCTACATTCTGTTAAGCAAAATAAAGATCAGGAATGAAGCTGCAGAATTTGATTCCCTCGCAGTAGCGCCTGTTGCGGTGCTTCCTGAATATCAGAACCGCGGCATCGGAGGTCTTTTGTTAACAAAGTCGCATGAGAGGGCAAGAGCGCTTGAATTTAAATCGGCCGTTTTATTAGGGCATGCTGACTATTATCCAAGATTCGGCTACAAAGAAGCAGCATCTTTCGATATTAAACTACCATTCGACGTTCCTTCAGAGAACTGCATGGCGATAGAATTAGTCGAACAAGGGCTTAGCGGGGTAACAGGTACTGTTCAATATCCGCAAGAATTCTTTGGATAA
- a CDS encoding AraC family transcriptional regulator — MGSIQVEQFNPSRGISFDITVYNSLVSAGPAVLKVHEDYELTVLYNCSGKRIVGNSIHNFYEEDMFLLGPDLPHSLIVDNPERSRAVCIHFRENSFGQDFFNTPQNASIRKLLSRASLGCHFDGPHVNEIKKKIKQIRMLDPFHQMMCFLDILHALSNVKDYTILSSPGYQPTSKRKEVKRISLVNDYILENFNKKITLEELSELINVSPATFCRLFKKSMNKNFSEFITEVRIGHACKLLMDSDMSISEVCYLSGYNHLTHFNQKFRQLVGMTPKAYRHSFL, encoded by the coding sequence ATGGGGTCTATTCAAGTTGAGCAGTTTAATCCATCCAGGGGCATCTCGTTCGATATTACCGTTTATAATTCCCTGGTAAGCGCCGGTCCGGCCGTGTTGAAGGTCCATGAAGATTATGAATTAACGGTACTTTACAATTGTTCGGGGAAAAGGATCGTGGGCAACAGTATCCATAATTTTTACGAAGAGGATATGTTTTTATTAGGGCCCGACCTGCCTCACTCGCTGATCGTAGATAATCCTGAAAGGAGCCGTGCGGTATGCATCCATTTCAGAGAAAATTCATTTGGACAGGATTTTTTTAATACCCCGCAAAACGCCAGCATTCGAAAGCTGCTTTCCAGAGCATCCCTGGGGTGTCACTTTGATGGTCCCCATGTGAATGAGATAAAGAAGAAAATAAAGCAGATAAGGATGCTGGATCCTTTTCATCAGATGATGTGCTTTTTAGATATCCTGCATGCGCTGAGCAACGTGAAAGACTATACCATATTAAGCAGCCCGGGATACCAGCCTACGTCAAAACGAAAGGAAGTTAAAAGGATTTCCCTGGTTAACGACTATATCCTGGAGAACTTTAATAAAAAGATTACCCTTGAGGAGTTATCTGAGCTGATAAATGTATCGCCAGCTACTTTTTGCCGGCTCTTCAAAAAATCAATGAACAAGAATTTTTCTGAGTTCATTACTGAAGTTCGTATTGGTCATGCCTGCAAATTGCTGATGGATTCCGACATGTCTATCTCCGAGGTATGTTACTTATCGGGGTATAACCATTTAACTCATTTCAATCAAAAGTTCAGGCAGCTGGTAGGAATGACACCTAAGGCTTACCGGCATAGCTTTTTATAG
- a CDS encoding DoxX family protein, translated as MGERFASGLPSNNPLGHYFDALYLTGYHYTFIGIVQVLTAILLLIPRTSLLGILMYFPIIVNICVLTYATRFNGTRLNTMMVLASLFLLIWNYDRLKQILPFQPQTDSRVLKKPLNKRIRLLFFGGSITVLAFIIIGTSYLYEIVPGNSEAECRNQYASSQNPAACEVFCDCIYKQGKSLDSCLAAFEKAKEK; from the coding sequence ATGGGCGAACGCTTCGCCAGTGGTTTGCCGTCCAATAATCCCTTAGGGCATTACTTCGATGCATTATATCTCACCGGGTATCACTACACCTTTATTGGAATTGTGCAAGTCTTAACAGCCATATTATTACTGATCCCAAGAACTTCCCTCCTTGGTATCCTGATGTATTTTCCGATCATCGTCAATATTTGTGTGCTGACTTATGCTACCCGCTTTAACGGTACCCGGCTTAATACCATGATGGTATTGGCAAGCTTGTTTTTATTAATATGGAACTATGACCGGTTAAAACAGATTTTGCCATTTCAGCCCCAAACAGATTCCCGTGTCTTAAAAAAACCATTAAATAAACGGATCCGACTCCTGTTTTTCGGAGGTTCGATCACCGTCTTAGCCTTTATCATTATTGGTACTTCCTATTTATATGAGATTGTGCCGGGCAACTCCGAAGCCGAATGCAGAAATCAATATGCTTCAAGCCAAAACCCCGCGGCTTGCGAAGTTTTCTGTGACTGCATTTATAAACAAGGTAAATCGCTGGATAGTTGTTTAGCAGCTTTTGAAAAGGCAAAGGAAAAATAG